A genomic window from Paenibacillus sp. FSL K6-0276 includes:
- a CDS encoding zinc ribbon domain-containing protein, translated as MSFFNKVKAGVSEAGNKAKTVVEINRLKLQNNSKQNDIDQQYQVMGKLLFEAVTQGAGPLPSEQIEKNISRILELKSEIDVNLAQIAGLSDVKQCKACGGNVAIEARFCSSCGSTFEAANEPIRDVTPSSITLDKKE; from the coding sequence ATGAGCTTTTTTAACAAGGTAAAGGCAGGCGTAAGCGAGGCTGGGAATAAAGCAAAGACAGTGGTGGAGATCAATCGATTGAAATTACAGAACAACAGCAAGCAGAATGATATTGACCAGCAGTATCAGGTAATGGGTAAACTGTTGTTTGAAGCTGTAACTCAAGGTGCAGGACCACTGCCGAGTGAGCAGATCGAGAAGAATATTTCCCGTATTCTTGAACTGAAATCGGAGATCGACGTCAATCTCGCACAAATCGCTGGGTTGTCCGATGTGAAGCAGTGTAAAGCATGCGGTGGCAATGTGGCAATCGAGGCTCGCTTTTGTTCGAGCTGCGGATCAACTTTTGAAGCGGCCAATGAACCTATTCGTGATGTAACACCATCGTCGATTACATTGGATAAGAAGGAATAG
- a CDS encoding S-layer homology domain-containing protein, whose protein sequence is MRGKKRWIYLCVMALFASIVWPMGGITPTVSAESAVEQSLDLGSYIRDLKMDEQRGYLYATTNNSNDLFVISMDSLQIIKKIPLGYSPFGMEMTESKLYVAVSGSYFIKVIDLDSQTVAGQISTSEHPYHIAINESVLYYSVGDQWSDIHRKDLATAKETSLNVSIHAPILKMDPERQLLYAAQKGTTASELTVFDATYGSQLWKWGSFYEISVGSNLLLDEGDLYSGGRRIDPVNRRLISTTPRGAVLAVRNGLVFTSVGDVYTKDEGIEVYDSGKAPENYSFIYVDANSNMYRNPLSSSVIKKIKFIPPTVVPEPLNYANGYDQIELDHPITAWVAGNNERYLYAISSEANRLLQIDTESFEIIADRYIGSKPRDIDIRQGVLYISLDGSSHIAKVDTENETNFMAPITEFETGKITNKVAAGDGKVFFSTTQGTVGVFDSVYSYFPGYYGSDNDLLYDESGLFVGDGGYLRQLNPTSGAIVQSSIYIENSNASNIIKDANFLYYGGKRLLINDLKTSFGPYKDPNNYFMRILSARDGLVLYSTSFFDRDSFSSLYQLPFYPKSGYQKKDGSIIFNAGPVPSGTSEYDPPVSFRLLKYGSFEQMKEQVKEDLRPSAVYAIDNDLSTERLKGSVVIYPGKAAIGINKYRIRYYDANNQKINEISDDYATMYDRKTEGYFLRSLYQKTSPAVSKIGIAPVQQTIYDQNKVLEDSERIVRIWDEDSYFIDNGTLFDSDNSPDSIDGRVTFSPAKAQMSGEQYAVFFYGDNGVIDSPIGWLPSGQGTLTLNIPAGTTIPADAYAVAVVLVDHNGNEAPGYSLIEIPDRMTLAPSLDQITVINTASSDTVSVSGLKPGDLMQVYSNSGLLYGQALVPAGSSSAVLSHITLDESVPVIAVSITSPGKRESFPVYKEYTETGSIPGGGGGSSGGGTGSGGGSGSGGSGGGGGAGAGGGLVISPVIQTQNSAKMTVTEIVKNADGTVKAQVKVSDNALDVDLSKWTGSASRLLLQIPDTADEIELSITGGQLNKITAKDATAVIEVQGIDKGFLIPVSVLKSAVGSEEQSIVVLKVAPANNSSVESANKLLGEKALNAIGHFYEFSITVKSSNGTTKEIKNTDQYIGHIFYIPLQTGLTTDSLSAFMVDINSGQIVTVPATFMQEGDKIKTTAYRKGNSIYGVVAGQPNFKDVPEAYFAKTAIGKLGARKIVSGYTDGSFKPEGMVSRAEAASILVKALGLTPSSQTLNFKDIKSDAWYAGSVGVAVQSGLFKGYPDGTFRPDQTITQQEMISILYQALTYGGYKSVSEGSLLQFDASTGFKTWSSEAVNALIRANVIKTGDVFPIQASKKTTRAESALLIYRLLNALKMI, encoded by the coding sequence ATGAGAGGGAAAAAAAGATGGATTTATTTATGCGTTATGGCATTATTTGCTTCAATCGTATGGCCGATGGGAGGTATAACCCCAACTGTTTCGGCAGAGAGTGCCGTGGAACAGTCCTTGGATTTAGGTTCGTATATCCGAGATTTAAAGATGGATGAGCAAAGAGGTTATCTTTATGCCACCACCAATAACTCCAATGACCTCTTTGTGATAAGTATGGATTCACTTCAAATTATAAAGAAAATTCCATTAGGCTATAGTCCATTTGGAATGGAAATGACAGAGAGCAAACTATATGTAGCAGTCAGCGGAAGTTATTTCATAAAAGTGATTGATTTGGATTCACAGACTGTTGCAGGTCAGATCTCAACTTCCGAGCACCCTTATCATATTGCGATAAATGAAAGCGTTTTGTATTATTCGGTAGGAGACCAATGGAGTGATATACATAGAAAAGACTTGGCAACAGCAAAAGAAACGTCACTTAATGTCTCCATCCATGCACCTATTCTGAAAATGGACCCAGAGCGGCAGCTTCTTTACGCTGCTCAGAAAGGAACAACTGCTTCAGAATTAACTGTATTCGACGCTACGTATGGCTCTCAGTTATGGAAATGGGGTAGTTTCTATGAGATTTCAGTGGGCAGTAACTTGCTCCTGGATGAGGGTGATCTTTACAGTGGTGGAAGAAGAATAGATCCCGTTAACCGTCGTCTTATCTCAACAACTCCTAGAGGAGCAGTATTAGCAGTTAGAAATGGATTGGTTTTTACTAGTGTAGGAGACGTATATACAAAAGATGAAGGAATCGAAGTATATGACTCAGGGAAGGCACCAGAGAATTATTCCTTTATTTATGTCGATGCAAACAGCAATATGTACAGAAATCCACTCTCTTCGTCTGTTATCAAGAAAATAAAATTCATACCACCAACCGTTGTTCCTGAGCCCCTCAATTATGCTAATGGATATGATCAAATTGAGTTAGACCATCCTATCACCGCATGGGTAGCAGGTAATAATGAACGTTATTTATATGCAATTTCATCTGAAGCCAATAGACTGCTTCAGATTGATACTGAATCATTTGAGATTATCGCAGACCGTTATATAGGATCTAAGCCCCGAGATATTGATATTCGTCAAGGTGTTCTTTATATCTCTTTGGATGGAAGTTCTCATATAGCCAAGGTTGATACGGAAAATGAAACTAACTTTATGGCTCCTATAACAGAGTTCGAGACCGGCAAGATCACAAATAAAGTTGCGGCCGGAGATGGAAAAGTATTTTTTAGTACAACTCAGGGTACTGTGGGTGTATTTGACTCCGTATACTCTTACTTTCCAGGTTATTACGGTTCGGACAATGATCTTCTCTATGACGAATCAGGTTTATTTGTCGGTGATGGAGGCTACTTACGTCAATTGAATCCGACATCAGGCGCAATAGTCCAAAGCTCCATATATATTGAGAACAGCAACGCAAGCAATATTATTAAGGATGCTAATTTCCTTTATTATGGCGGAAAACGTTTGCTGATAAATGATCTGAAAACATCGTTTGGACCTTATAAGGATCCAAATAATTATTTCATGCGGATTTTGTCTGCTCGTGATGGACTGGTGCTTTACTCTACTTCTTTCTTTGATCGCGACTCGTTCAGTTCTCTATACCAGCTACCTTTTTACCCTAAAAGTGGATATCAGAAAAAGGATGGATCTATTATATTCAATGCGGGTCCTGTACCTTCAGGCACTTCAGAATATGATCCACCGGTATCATTCAGATTACTGAAATATGGTAGCTTTGAGCAGATGAAGGAACAAGTGAAAGAAGACCTTAGACCTTCTGCTGTATACGCAATTGATAATGATCTTAGTACGGAACGCTTGAAAGGCAGTGTTGTTATCTATCCTGGTAAAGCGGCTATAGGAATTAACAAATATCGGATTCGTTATTATGATGCTAATAATCAAAAGATTAATGAAATATCTGATGATTATGCAACGATGTATGATCGTAAAACCGAGGGTTACTTTTTGCGTTCTTTATATCAGAAAACATCGCCGGCCGTAAGTAAAATCGGTATTGCTCCCGTGCAGCAAACTATCTATGATCAGAATAAAGTGCTCGAAGATTCGGAGCGCATTGTGAGAATCTGGGACGAAGATTCTTATTTTATCGACAATGGCACGCTTTTCGATTCAGATAACTCACCAGATTCCATTGACGGACGAGTGACATTTTCTCCAGCCAAAGCCCAAATGTCAGGAGAGCAATATGCTGTATTTTTCTATGGTGACAACGGGGTAATAGATTCGCCTATTGGGTGGCTTCCATCTGGTCAGGGAACCCTTACCCTCAATATACCTGCAGGTACTACAATTCCCGCCGATGCGTATGCGGTAGCAGTGGTACTCGTAGATCATAATGGAAATGAGGCGCCTGGTTATAGTCTGATTGAGATTCCAGATCGAATGACCCTTGCGCCTTCCTTAGATCAAATTACCGTGATAAACACTGCTAGCAGTGATACAGTTTCAGTGTCAGGCCTCAAACCCGGCGATTTGATGCAGGTCTACTCAAATAGTGGTCTTTTGTATGGTCAGGCATTAGTTCCTGCGGGAAGCTCTTCAGCTGTTCTTAGCCATATAACGTTAGATGAGTCCGTTCCAGTAATTGCTGTTAGCATTACATCACCAGGAAAAAGAGAAAGTTTTCCTGTCTATAAGGAATATACTGAAACTGGATCAATTCCTGGCGGCGGTGGAGGATCATCCGGCGGAGGAACTGGTAGTGGTGGTGGGAGTGGTAGTGGCGGTAGTGGTGGCGGCGGAGGAGCCGGTGCTGGGGGTGGTCTTGTGATATCTCCAGTCATTCAGACTCAGAATAGCGCTAAGATGACTGTAACCGAAATTGTGAAAAATGCAGATGGTACAGTTAAAGCGCAAGTGAAAGTCAGCGATAATGCCCTCGATGTGGATCTGTCAAAATGGACTGGTAGTGCTAGTAGATTGCTACTCCAGATTCCTGATACGGCAGATGAAATTGAATTATCAATAACAGGCGGACAACTGAACAAGATCACTGCAAAGGATGCGACCGCAGTGATTGAAGTTCAGGGTATCGATAAAGGATTTTTAATTCCGGTTAGTGTTCTGAAATCGGCAGTTGGCAGCGAAGAACAATCAATAGTGGTTCTCAAAGTCGCGCCAGCAAATAACTCTTCTGTGGAGTCTGCTAATAAACTACTTGGCGAGAAAGCCTTGAATGCAATCGGACATTTTTATGAATTCTCGATTACCGTAAAATCAAGCAATGGCACTACTAAGGAGATTAAGAATACTGATCAATATATTGGTCATATCTTCTATATTCCGCTACAAACCGGGTTGACCACGGACTCTTTATCTGCATTTATGGTTGACATAAACAGTGGGCAAATCGTTACTGTGCCTGCAACATTTATGCAGGAAGGCGATAAGATCAAAACAACAGCTTACCGAAAAGGAAATTCCATATACGGTGTTGTTGCAGGGCAACCTAATTTCAAAGATGTACCTGAGGCTTACTTTGCCAAAACAGCTATCGGAAAGCTGGGAGCTAGAAAAATTGTCAGTGGTTATACAGACGGCTCCTTTAAACCCGAAGGAATGGTTTCTCGTGCCGAAGCAGCATCCATTCTGGTTAAAGCACTAGGGTTGACTCCATCTTCGCAAACTTTGAACTTTAAGGATATCAAGAGCGATGCATGGTATGCTGGTTCTGTTGGGGTAGCTGTCCAAAGTGGATTGTTCAAGGGATATCCGGACGGGACTTTCCGTCCAGATCAAACGATTACCCAGCAAGAGATGATTAGCATTTTATATCAAGCTCTAACTTACGGTGGATACAAGTCGGTTAGTGAAGGGAGTCTCCTTCAGTTTGATGCTTCTACTGGTTTTAAAACTTGGTCTTCAGAAGCGGTCAACGCCCTGATTCGGGCGAATGTCATTAAGACAGGAGATGTATTTCCTATCCAAGCTAGCAAAAAAACTACTCGCGCTGAAAGTGCCTTACTTATTTACCGTTTGCTAAACGCGCTGAAGATGATCTAA
- a CDS encoding PspC domain-containing protein — protein sequence MKKLYRSLSDKKISGLCGGLARYTGIDATILRLITVAAAFFSFGTVLILYVIASVIVPKEPFSSFSDGPDFY from the coding sequence ATGAAAAAATTATATCGTTCCCTAAGTGACAAGAAGATAAGCGGTTTGTGCGGAGGTCTAGCTCGGTACACAGGCATTGACGCAACAATCCTACGTCTCATAACTGTTGCAGCAGCATTTTTCAGCTTCGGTACAGTACTTATCTTGTACGTCATCGCCAGCGTCATCGTCCCTAAAGAACCTTTTAGCAGCTTTTCAGATGGACCTGATTTCTACTAA
- a CDS encoding response regulator transcription factor: protein MSNNSYDAKGCFNPREAYDLMNNNLYDLIISDIMMLEIDGFEFAETVRGINKTIPILFITARDNFSSKQKGFHAGIDDYMVKPINMDEMVLRVDALLRRANIAHDKKLVVGSLEMDADAVSTRLNDKEIPVTVREFNILNKLLSYPNYTFSRAQLMNEFWGTRIKSQYFSWKEFMWTYLVLITLTAGQSMIYNEYVPIKDIPSQFIFGMAGYWIIDTLIFCLVTARRSTRPLISQLKKLSKAAK, encoded by the coding sequence CTGAGCAATAACTCATACGACGCCAAAGGTTGTTTCAACCCGCGTGAAGCATATGATTTGATGAATAACAATCTGTACGACCTTATCATCTCAGACATTATGATGCTGGAGATTGATGGCTTTGAATTTGCAGAAACGGTGAGAGGGATTAACAAGACTATCCCTATTCTTTTTATAACCGCCCGGGATAATTTTTCCTCGAAACAAAAAGGGTTCCACGCAGGCATTGACGATTACATGGTCAAGCCCATCAATATGGACGAGATGGTACTGCGAGTAGATGCACTACTACGACGGGCAAATATTGCCCATGACAAAAAACTCGTGGTAGGAAGTCTTGAGATGGACGCTGATGCTGTGTCTACAAGGTTGAACGATAAAGAAATTCCTGTGACAGTGCGAGAATTCAACATACTCAATAAATTGCTCTCCTATCCCAACTATACCTTTTCACGTGCCCAGCTTATGAACGAATTTTGGGGTACGAGAATCAAGTCACAGTATTTTTCATGGAAAGAATTTATGTGGACTTATCTTGTACTGATAACGCTGACCGCCGGGCAATCAATGATATACAATGAATACGTCCCGATAAAAGACATTCCGTCGCAATTTATCTTCGGCATGGCGGGATATTGGATAATCGATACCCTCATTTTCTGCCTTGTTACCGCACGCAGAAGTACAAGACCTTTGATAAGCCAATTGAAGAAGCTCAGTAAAGCGGCAAAATAG
- a CDS encoding ClC family H(+)/Cl(-) exchange transporter: MKKVLELNENHTRKLLDTWFDFKFRLLAGGIAVGLLSGIVVVMFRFILEYALEHVLVFYHYQLEHLWLVPIWLILLAIAGWCTGMLVKYQPAISGSGIPQVKATLQNKLEMNWWKAVIAKFAGGTISIGAGLSLGREGPSIQIGALVAEGFSRVLRTTKTESHMLITCGASAGLAAAFNAPIAGVIFALEEVHMNFSPLVMIAALASSLVADFVSKEFFGMSPVFHFSNIGAIPLSQYYHLILLGILVGVMGMFFNRGIYAFQDLYKKITWLPAQYRPVIPFLLAGLLGLCLPSVLGGGNNLINDLVAGPFSLKLLFLILLVKFLFTLISYGSSAPGGIFLPMLVIGGIVGVIYSKLANGLMGGPVLSESSFLILAMAGYLTASLKAPITGIILITEMTGTFTNLLSTGVVCLVAYMTAEFFRSQPIYEVLLERFLHQGKKTESQTKASGKIILEFPIHSGSLLDGISIKEYKWPAQCLIVSVKRGSAEKLPHGDFVLLAGDYLTILTGERYASDVRESLHIAASESTWT; the protein is encoded by the coding sequence ATGAAGAAGGTCCTCGAATTGAATGAGAATCATACCCGCAAATTGCTCGACACCTGGTTTGATTTTAAATTTAGGCTGTTAGCAGGCGGAATTGCTGTTGGATTGTTGTCTGGAATTGTTGTTGTGATGTTCCGTTTTATTCTGGAATATGCTTTGGAGCATGTCCTTGTTTTTTATCATTATCAATTGGAACACCTTTGGCTGGTCCCTATATGGCTAATTCTGCTGGCTATAGCCGGATGGTGTACAGGGATGCTTGTGAAATATCAACCCGCTATTTCCGGAAGTGGTATTCCTCAAGTGAAAGCGACACTTCAGAACAAATTAGAAATGAATTGGTGGAAGGCAGTAATCGCCAAATTTGCCGGGGGTACGATCAGCATTGGGGCTGGGCTGTCTCTAGGCAGAGAAGGTCCTTCTATTCAAATTGGAGCGCTGGTTGCGGAGGGTTTCAGCCGTGTATTGCGAACTACGAAGACAGAATCGCATATGCTGATTACTTGCGGAGCCAGTGCTGGACTTGCTGCGGCCTTCAACGCGCCGATAGCAGGTGTTATCTTTGCACTCGAAGAAGTACACATGAATTTTTCGCCATTGGTTATGATTGCCGCGCTGGCCTCATCGCTTGTGGCTGATTTTGTGTCTAAGGAATTTTTTGGCATGAGCCCGGTTTTTCATTTTTCCAATATTGGTGCGATTCCGCTTTCGCAGTACTATCATTTAATTCTGTTGGGCATTCTTGTAGGCGTCATGGGGATGTTTTTTAATAGAGGAATTTATGCTTTTCAGGATTTATACAAAAAAATAACCTGGCTGCCTGCACAGTACCGACCAGTTATTCCATTTTTATTAGCCGGCTTACTGGGACTATGCCTGCCTTCGGTGCTTGGTGGAGGAAACAATCTGATCAATGATTTGGTAGCGGGTCCCTTTTCATTAAAGCTTTTATTTCTTATTTTGCTTGTTAAATTTCTATTCACCTTGATCAGTTATGGTTCATCCGCTCCTGGGGGGATATTCCTGCCTATGCTGGTGATTGGCGGAATCGTAGGTGTGATTTACAGTAAGCTTGCGAATGGCCTGATGGGCGGTCCTGTACTGAGTGAAAGCAGCTTTCTTATATTGGCGATGGCGGGTTATCTTACTGCCAGTCTGAAGGCGCCTATAACGGGAATTATATTAATCACTGAAATGACAGGAACATTCACGAACCTGCTGTCTACGGGCGTAGTTTGTCTTGTAGCGTATATGACGGCAGAGTTTTTTCGCTCCCAACCTATTTACGAAGTGCTGCTCGAGCGTTTCCTTCATCAAGGAAAGAAGACGGAATCTCAAACAAAAGCATCTGGCAAGATCATACTGGAGTTTCCAATACACTCTGGCTCGCTGTTAGATGGAATCTCTATTAAGGAGTATAAGTGGCCAGCCCAGTGTCTGATTGTATCCGTGAAGCGCGGCTCGGCGGAGAAACTTCCGCATGGTGATTTTGTTCTGCTCGCGGGAGATTATTTGACTATACTCACCGGTGAAAGATATGCCTCAGATGTTAGAGAATCTTTGCATATTGCTGCAAGCGAAAGCACATGGACTTAA
- a CDS encoding DNA alkylation repair protein codes for MDKTIKEQLLELADADYQKFSAALIPTIHNIMGVRLPELRKLAKKIAKGDWRTYLAHAESDYFEEVMLQGMVLGYVKTDLEEILHYIANFIPKIDNWSVCDSFCTGLKFTLKNKEQMWDFIVPYLSSEKEYEIRFAVVMMLNFFIEEAYINQILQLLDKVRHEGYYVKMAVSWALSMCYVKLPAATIGYLIANCLDDFTYNKALQKITESYRVDPETKKMIREMKRSVKRR; via the coding sequence GTGGACAAAACAATAAAGGAACAGCTATTGGAGTTGGCAGATGCGGATTACCAGAAGTTTTCTGCCGCCCTAATTCCGACGATCCATAATATTATGGGAGTGCGGTTACCTGAACTTCGTAAGCTTGCCAAAAAAATAGCGAAGGGTGATTGGCGAACCTATCTGGCACACGCCGAGTCTGATTATTTTGAAGAAGTGATGCTGCAAGGTATGGTGCTTGGCTATGTGAAGACAGATCTTGAAGAAATTCTGCATTATATTGCGAACTTTATTCCCAAAATCGATAACTGGTCTGTATGCGATAGCTTTTGCACAGGCCTGAAGTTTACCTTAAAGAATAAAGAACAGATGTGGGACTTTATAGTGCCGTACCTATCATCTGAAAAAGAATATGAGATTCGATTTGCAGTAGTAATGATGCTTAATTTCTTTATCGAAGAGGCGTACATCAACCAGATTCTACAACTTCTCGATAAGGTCAGACATGAAGGGTATTATGTAAAAATGGCAGTTTCTTGGGCGCTTTCGATGTGTTATGTGAAATTGCCTGCGGCTACGATAGGTTATTTGATAGCCAATTGCTTAGATGATTTCACCTATAACAAGGCTTTGCAGAAAATCACTGAGTCTTATCGCGTGGATCCGGAAACCAAAAAAATGATACGTGAGATGAAGAGAAGCGTTAAACGACGGTAG
- the sigK gene encoding RNA polymerase sporulation sigma factor SigK, translated as MPGFLSTIALLIKELTLLVSYVRNNAFPQPLSEQEESKYLGMMAEGDAKARNLLIEHNLRLVAHIVKKFDNTGEDMEDLISIGTIGLIKAIESYRPNKGTKLATFAARCIENEILMHLRSLKKTRKDVSLHDPIGTDKEGNEITLIDILGSEADDVIKEVDLKIEKSKIYRNLDILDDREKEVVVGRFGLDTGGEERTQREIAKELGISRSYVSRIEKRALMKLYHEFYKAKR; from the coding sequence TTGCCTGGATTCTTAAGTACGATCGCGTTGCTAATCAAAGAACTGACGTTGCTGGTATCTTACGTAAGGAACAACGCATTTCCACAGCCGCTCTCGGAGCAGGAGGAAAGCAAATACTTAGGCATGATGGCTGAAGGGGATGCTAAAGCCCGGAATTTACTTATCGAACACAATTTGAGACTTGTAGCCCATATAGTAAAAAAATTCGATAATACCGGAGAAGACATGGAGGATTTAATCTCCATCGGCACCATTGGCCTGATCAAAGCCATTGAGAGCTACCGTCCGAACAAAGGCACAAAGCTGGCCACTTTTGCAGCACGTTGTATTGAAAACGAAATCCTGATGCACCTTAGATCATTGAAGAAAACTCGTAAAGATGTATCTCTGCACGATCCAATTGGGACAGACAAGGAAGGTAATGAGATTACTTTGATCGATATCCTTGGCTCGGAAGCCGACGATGTGATCAAGGAAGTGGACCTTAAGATCGAGAAGAGCAAGATATATCGTAACCTCGATATTCTGGATGATCGGGAAAAAGAAGTCGTTGTTGGTCGATTCGGGTTAGATACAGGTGGAGAAGAGAGGACGCAGCGGGAGATCGCGAAGGAGCTGGGAATTTCGCGGAGTTATGTTTCGCGGATAGAGAAGAGGGCGCTCATGAAGTTGTATCATGAGTTTTATAAGGCGAAGCGGTGA
- a CDS encoding helix-turn-helix transcriptional regulator, with protein sequence MNINREEDMVILEEGVMEGKIAVEAVEESCSPLSEEPVYHPSHDCVQFMEKLVHEFTMRPLGYQLVCRGLMLNILASLIRSQMSRRITGASVHGQKVKEIMQDIEETPATTWSNAILAERLGMSEDYTSKLFRQIVGIPPGEYVRSVRHREARKLLQETDWPIERIGELVGYPDIHYFSRVFTAAERISPRGYRKLSRVL encoded by the coding sequence TTGAACATCAACAGGGAAGAGGATATGGTGATTCTGGAGGAGGGGGTAATGGAAGGAAAAATTGCGGTGGAGGCAGTGGAAGAGAGCTGTTCCCCGTTGTCGGAGGAACCGGTATATCACCCTTCCCACGATTGCGTGCAATTCATGGAGAAGCTGGTCCACGAGTTTACGATGCGTCCACTGGGCTACCAGCTGGTATGTAGGGGGCTAATGCTGAACATTCTAGCTTCCCTCATTCGTTCCCAGATGTCCCGGCGAATCACAGGCGCTTCGGTCCATGGCCAGAAGGTGAAGGAGATCATGCAGGACATAGAGGAGACTCCGGCTACAACGTGGAGCAATGCCATTCTTGCGGAACGTCTCGGAATGAGCGAGGACTACACCTCCAAGCTCTTCCGCCAGATTGTAGGGATTCCACCTGGAGAATATGTGCGCTCCGTCCGGCACCGGGAGGCCCGCAAGCTGTTGCAGGAGACCGATTGGCCAATCGAGCGGATCGGAGAACTCGTCGGTTACCCGGACATCCACTACTTCAGCCGGGTGTTTACCGCCGCCGAGAGAATCTCTCCACGAGGTTACCGGAAGTTGTCGCGAGTGCTGTAA
- a CDS encoding PspA/IM30 family protein, with amino-acid sequence MSLFKRISTLTKAALHEGLNKLENPVLLTGQYLRDLENEIATAERNERDLKVTASVLERRKQEYTQLVEQSEAEAVQAVEQGNEERARLALMAKLRYVEQLEECINSQAQTQQSLAELEINIARAKEEREHLKAKRTELIARAQQATETISSAPHSSHSSVKGPNVGTASRGFERMEEKIFEWEALAENSKHKFNSGSGVTSSIDPNIRSAVDDEIERIRNRKINTDKK; translated from the coding sequence ATGAGTTTATTCAAAAGAATTTCCACCCTAACCAAAGCTGCCCTACACGAAGGTCTGAACAAATTAGAAAACCCTGTGCTACTGACTGGTCAGTATCTACGCGATCTTGAGAACGAAATAGCTACTGCAGAGCGTAATGAGCGCGATTTGAAGGTTACAGCGAGTGTATTGGAACGTCGCAAACAAGAATATACCCAGTTGGTAGAGCAAAGCGAAGCCGAAGCCGTTCAAGCGGTTGAGCAAGGAAATGAAGAAAGAGCTCGCCTTGCCCTCATGGCGAAGTTACGGTACGTGGAACAGCTGGAAGAGTGCATAAATAGCCAGGCACAAACTCAGCAATCTCTGGCAGAGTTGGAGATCAATATCGCTAGAGCTAAGGAAGAGCGTGAACATCTCAAAGCGAAAAGAACCGAACTTATCGCTCGTGCTCAGCAAGCCACAGAAACAATAAGCTCCGCTCCCCATAGCAGTCATAGCAGTGTAAAAGGACCGAATGTGGGTACTGCTTCACGTGGCTTCGAACGAATGGAAGAGAAGATTTTTGAGTGGGAAGCATTGGCGGAAAACTCCAAGCATAAATTCAACTCAGGCTCAGGAGTAACTTCATCGATTGATCCCAACATCCGTAGTGCTGTTGACGATGAAATTGAACGAATCCGCAACCGGAAAATCAATACTGACAAAAAATAA